One Salminus brasiliensis chromosome 5, fSalBra1.hap2, whole genome shotgun sequence DNA segment encodes these proteins:
- the slc12a7b gene encoding solute carrier family 12 member 7 isoform X6 has translation MEQGESSRRQGDGNPKESSPFINNTDNDKGTLYDGKNMALFEEEMDSNPMVSSLLSKLANYTNLTQGVREHEEADEEEEAKKKTVKSPQMGTFIGVYLPCLQNILGVILFLRMTWIVGTAGILESFIIVAMCCSCTMLTAISMSAIATNGVVPAGGSYYMISRSLGPEFGGAVGLCFYLGTTFAGAMYILGTIEILLTYIVPSAAIFKAEDKAYEAEAMLNNMRVYGTCCLFLMALVVFVGVKYVNKLALVFLACVVLSILAIYAGVIKTIFEPPDFPVCLLGNRTLKNHGFDKCLKTDIIDNVTVTTKLWSLFCDTPDLNSTCNEYFTLNNVTAIQGIPGLTSGVISENMWSSYGHAGMLVEKTMNSVEASESSRDINLPFVVNDIATFFTLLVGIYFPSVTGIMAGSNRSGDLRDAQRSIPIGTILAIATTTIIYLSCVVLFGACIEGVVLRDKFGDSVKGNLVIGTLSWPSPWVIVIGSFFSCCGAGLQSLTGAPRLLQAIARDGIVPFLEVFGHGKANGEPTWALLLTAGICETGILIASLDAVAPILSMFFLMCYLFVNLACALQTLLRTPNWRPRFKYYHWALSFLGMSLCLALMFISSWYYALVAMLIAGCIYKYIEYRGAEKEWGDGIRGLSLNAARYALIRLEEAPPHTKNWRPQLLVLLNLDSELRVKHPRLLSFTTQLKAGKGLTIVGSVLEGTYLTKDSESKKAEQNIKAAMTTEKTKGFCHVVVSSNLRDGISHLIQSAGLGGMKHNSVLMAWPGSWKQSNDPLSWKNFIETVRETTAAHQALLVAKNVDSFPHQDRLGEGTIDVWWIVHDGGMLMLLPFLLRQHKVWRKCKMRIFTVAQMDDNSIQMKKDLQMFLYHLRLDAEVEVVEMHDSDISAFTYEKTLVMEQRSQMLKQMQLSRTEREREIQSITDESRSSIRRKNQTGAQCSGSSNQGAPLEDERDNEAQLIHDKNTASHAAINDKADATPDRVHMTWTKEKLFTERNRNREPNASMGVRDLFNMKPEWESLNQSNVRRMHTAVKLNEVVVNKSQGAQLVLLNMPGPPRNRGGDENYMEFLEVLLEGLNRVLLVRGGGREVITIYS, from the exons ATGGAGCAGGGAGAGAGCTCCCGCCGGCAGG GTGATGGAAACCCAAAGGAAAGCAGTCCGTTCATTAACAACACAGACAATGATAAAGGAACACTGTATGATGGCAAAAACATGGCTCTGTTTGAG GAAGAAATGGATAGCAACCCCATGGTGTCGTCACTACTCAGCAAACTGGCCAACTACACCAACCTCACTCAGGGGGTTCGGGAGCACGAGGAGGcagatgaggaggaggaagcaaaaaagaaaactgtcaaA AGTCCACAGATGGGGACGTTCATCGGCGTCTATCTGCCCTGCCTACAGAATATCCTGGGGGTCATCCTGTTTCTGCGAATGACCTGGATTGTGGGCACTGCAGGCATTCTGGAGTCCTTTATTATTGTAGCAATGTGCTGCTCTTGT ACAATGCTCACAGCCATATCGATGAGTGCCATTGCTACAAATGGAGTAGTTCCAG ctgGCGGGTCGTACTACATGATCTCCCGCTCGCTGGGCCCAGAGTTTGGAGGAGCCGTAGGACTGTGTTTCTATCTGGGCACCACATTTGCTGGAGCCATGTACATTCTTGGTACTATAGAGATTCTCCTG ACCTACATTGTGCCCAGTGCTGCCATCTTTAAAGCAGAAGACAAGGCCTATGAGGCAGAGGCCATGCTGAACAACATGCGAGTGTATGGCACCTGCTGCCTGTTCCTGATGGCActggtggtgtttgttggagtgaAGTACGTGAATAAGCTGGCTCTGGTTTTTCTGGCCTGTGTTGTCCTCTCCATTCTGGCCATCTACGCTGGAGTCATCAAGACCATCTTTGAGCCACCAGACTTTCC GGTCTGCTTGTTGGGCAACCGCACCCTCAAGAACCATGGCTTTGACAAATGCTTAAAGACGGATATAATTGACAATGTGACAGTCACCACAAAGCTGTGGTCTCTTTTCTGTGATACCCCGGATTTAAACTCCACCTGCAACGAATACTTTACCCTCAACAATGTTACGGCGATCCAGGGCATTCCTGGTCTCACCAGCGGAGTCATCTCAG AGAATATGTGGTCAAGCTATGGCCATGCTGGCATGCTGGTAGAGAAAACCATGAATTCAGTGGAAGCATCTGAATCCTCTAGAGACATTAACCTACCCTTTGTGGTCAATGACATTGCCACCTTCTTCACACTCCTGGTCGGAATCTACTTCCCTTCAGTTACAG GTATCATGGCTGGGTCTAACCGGTCTGGAGATCTGAGGGATGCCCAGAGGTCTATTCCCATAGGAACCATTCTTGCCATAGCAACTACTACCATCATCT ACCTCTCTTGTGTGGTGCTGTTTGGGGCTTGCATTGAGGGAGTGGTTCTCAGAGATAA GTTTGGAGACTCGGTCAAAGGAAATTTGGTGATTGGCACTCTGTCTTGGCCCTCCCCCTGGGTGATTGTAATAGGCTCCTTCTTCTCCTGCTGTGGGGCAGGTCTACAGAGTCTCACTGGCGCCCCCCGACTGCTCCAGGCTATCGCTCGAGATGGCATTGTGCCTTTTTTGGAG GTGTTTGGCCATGGCAAAGCAAATGGGGAGCCCACCTGGGCCCTGCTGCTCACTGCGGGGATCTGTGAGACGGGCATTCTCATTGCTTCGCTGGATGCAGTGGCCCCCATTCTCTCCAT gttcTTCCTGATGTGTTACTTGTTTGTGAATTTGGCCTGTGCTCTCCAGACTCTTCTGCGCACGCCCAACTGGAGGCCTCGCTTCAAGTATTATCACTG GGCGCTGTCTTTCCTGGGCATGAGCCTGTGTCTCGCTTTGATGTTCATCTCTTCCTGGTACTATGCCCTGGTGGCCATGCTTATTGCTGGTTGTATCTACAAATACATCGAATACAGAGG ggcTGAGAAAGAATGGGGAGATGGCATCCGTGGACTGTCCCTCAATGCAGCTCGCTACGCGCTCATTCGACTGGAGGAAGCACCACCACATACCAAGAACTGGAG GCCTCAGCTGCTGGTTCTGCTTAATTTGGACTCGGAGCTACGAGTGAAGCACCCTCGTCTCCTCTCCTTCACCACGCAACTCAAAGCAGGCAAGGGCCTCACTATTGTGGGCTCAGTGCTCGAGGGCACCTATCTCACCAAggacagtgagtccaagaaagCGGAACAG AACATCAAGGCAGCTATGACTACTGAAAAGACAAAGGGTTTCTGCCATGTTGTGGTGTCGTCCAACCTGCGGGACGGTATCTCGCACCTCATCCAGTCAGCTGGTCTTGGGGGCATGAAGCACAATTCTGTGCTGATGGCTTGGCCTGGTTCATGGAAACAGTCCAATGACCCTCTCTCATGGAAGAACTTCATAG AGACGGTGCGAGAGACCACTGCAGCCCACCAGGCTTTGCTGGTGGCTAAAAATGTGGACAGCTTCCCTCACCAGGATAGGCTGGGAGAGGGCACTATAGACGTGTGGTGGATTGTCCATGATGGAGGAATGCTCATGCTGCTGCCCTTCCTGCTCCGCCAGCATAAG GTGTGGAGGAAGTGTAAGATGCGCATCTTCACTGTGGCCCAGATGGATGACAATAGCATTCAGATGAAGAAAGACTTGCAGATGTTCCTGTATCATCTTCGGCTGGATGCTGAGGTCGAGGTTGTAGAAATG CATGATAGTGATATATCAGCTTTCACTTATGAGAAGACCCTGGTTATGGAGCAGCGCTCACAGATGCTGAAGCAGATGCAGCTGTCCAGGACTgagcgggagagagag ATTCAGAGCATCACTGACGAATCTCGTAGCTCCATACGGAGGAAGAACCAAACTGGGGCCCAGTGCTCAGGCTCAAGTAACCAGGGCGCTCCACTGGAGGACGAGAGGGACAATGAG GCTCAGCTCATTCATGACAAGAACACAGCGTCTCATGCAGCAATCAATGACAAAGCTGATGCCACTCCTGACCGGGTCCACATGACCTGGACCAAAGAGAAGTTATTCACTGAGCGCAACCGCAACCGAGAGCCGAACGCCAGTATGGGTGTGCGGGACCTGTTCAACATGAAACC AGAGTGGGAGAGTCT CAACCAGTCTAATGTACGCCGCATGCATACTGCTGTTAAGCTGAATGAGGTGGTGGTAAACAAGTCCCAGGGAGCCCAGCTGGTCCTCCTCAACATGCCGGGACCTCCGAGGAACCGGGGAGGAGATGAAAATT ATATGGAGTTCCTGGAGGTTTTGTTAGAAGGCCTCAACAGGGTCCTGCTGGTGCGCGGAGGTGGCCGGGAGGTTATCACCATCTACTCATAA